Sequence from the Actinomycetes bacterium genome:
CGTCGCCAACCTGCCGCTGCGGCAGCCGGCGGTGCTGGGCAGGTCGGCCGCCAGCCTCGACGTCCTCAGCGACGGCCGGGTCGAGCTCGGGATCGGTGCCGGCGCCTTCTGGGACGCGATCGAGGCGATGGGCGGACCACGCCGCTCGCCGGGCGAGGCGGTGCGGGCGCTGGCGGAGGCGATCGCGGTCATCCGGGCCGTCTGGGGACCCGGCCGGACGCCCCGCATCGACGGCGAGCACTACCGGCTGGCCGGCGCCAAGCCGGGGCCGGTGCCGGTGCACCCGATCGGGGTCTGGGTCGGCGCCTACGGCCCCCGGATGCTGGCCCTGACCGGCCGGCTCGGGGACGGCTGGCTGCCCAGCCAGGGCTACGCGCCGCCCGAGCGGCTTCCCGAGATGAACGCCCGCATCGACGAGGCCGCGGAGGCCGCCGGCCGGTCGCCGGCGTCGGTGCGCCGCCTCTACAACCTGGAGGGCGGCTTCGGTGCCGGCGGCGGCTTCCTGCAGGGCACGGTCGACGACTGGGTCGAGCAGCTGGCCACCCTGGCCCTGGTGCACGGGACCAGCGGCTTCGTGCTGACGGCCGACGCCGGCTCGGCCCGCGCGATGCAGCGCTTCGCCGAGGAGGTCGCGCCGGCCGTCCGGATCGCCGTCGAGCACGAGCGCGGCACCGCCGCGCCGCACCCCGCGCCGGCGCCCCCGGCACCCACCCAGCCCGAGGAGGGCGGCGCCGTCATCGTGCGTACGGCGCGCTCGCCGGCCGTCCCGGCCGATGCAGACGGCGGCCCGGCCGGGTCGGAGCTCGGTGTCGAGCCGACGCAGGACCACGGGCGGCGCCTGAGCACCGAGCGGGTGTGGGACGAGTCGGCCCGGCCGGCCGGCCCGGCCCGGGCGGGT
This genomic interval carries:
- a CDS encoding LLM class flavin-dependent oxidoreductase; this translates as VANLPLRQPAVLGRSAASLDVLSDGRVELGIGAGAFWDAIEAMGGPRRSPGEAVRALAEAIAVIRAVWGPGRTPRIDGEHYRLAGAKPGPVPVHPIGVWVGAYGPRMLALTGRLGDGWLPSQGYAPPERLPEMNARIDEAAEAAGRSPASVRRLYNLEGGFGAGGGFLQGTVDDWVEQLATLALVHGTSGFVLTADAGSARAMQRFAEEVAPAVRIAVEHERGTAAPHPAPAPPAPTQPEEGGAVIVRTARSPAVPADADGGPAGSELGVEPTQDHGRRLSTERVWDESARPAGPARAGGATYTDRGRRDGQALVQIHDHLRGELAQLRDLVEQVVHGNRDIGEVRSLISTMTMRQNSWTLGTYCETYCRIVTVHHTIEDQRMFPSLRAADPGLGPVVDRLEEEHHAIAAVLERVDAALVGLVGRPDDLDEVQAAVDLLSDTLLSHLSYEERELVEPLARLDLGLV